In the genome of Halapricum salinum, one region contains:
- the tmk gene encoding dTMP kinase: MLVTLEGIDGSGKTSAWEALGDVSLDAETTFTREPTDSWYGEAVARSISDDGADSLAELFLYTADHAHHLSSVIRPALQQGELVVSDRYSDSRYAYQGATLADHPRIEDALSFVQRIHEPWTRPPDLTLYLDVDPEVGAKRAGTTNKFEQAAYLQRVADNYERLIAAEPDRFVRIDAEQPQEDVQQAIVEELRQRL; the protein is encoded by the coding sequence ATGCTCGTCACACTGGAGGGGATCGACGGCAGCGGCAAGACAAGCGCCTGGGAGGCGTTAGGCGATGTCTCTCTCGACGCGGAGACGACGTTCACACGCGAGCCGACCGACTCGTGGTACGGTGAGGCCGTCGCGCGCTCGATCAGCGACGACGGCGCGGACTCGCTGGCCGAACTATTCCTATATACCGCAGATCACGCCCACCACCTCTCTTCGGTGATCCGACCCGCACTGCAGCAGGGTGAACTGGTCGTCTCCGATCGGTATTCGGACTCCCGGTACGCCTACCAGGGGGCGACGCTGGCCGACCATCCACGGATCGAGGACGCCCTCTCGTTCGTCCAGCGAATTCACGAACCGTGGACACGCCCCCCGGACCTGACCCTCTACCTCGACGTCGACCCAGAGGTGGGCGCGAAGCGCGCCGGCACGACCAACAAGTTCGAACAGGCCGCGTACCTCCAGCGCGTGGCCGACAACTACGAACGCCTCATCGCAGCTGAACCCGACCGTTTCGTCCGAATCGACGCCGAACAACCACAGGAAGACGTCCAGCAGGCGATCGTCGAAGAGCTCCGACAGCGCCTGTAA
- a CDS encoding PTS lactose/cellobiose transporter subunit IIA, translating into MSLIPSSKGTTALVALVIAMAAVGTAAAVTASDTSAPDEAQVGEEVSVSVTLSNLYSDNDEWTLRGTTQLTNVTGWEVTKVRPAGNTTEEYTGQDSFETGISNADNVTDVVVTITGDAPPVEEFQYDPPQRFEAAKLSQAVGQGESTIETVQIHHYTNESQQALNAIQSADEAVSGTDNADAQSYLQNAIDFYETGNFDQAISNAEQAEETANEAKSSQDTMTLILYGVGALVVLALIGGGVYYYRNQQDSYDKLR; encoded by the coding sequence ATGAGCTTGATCCCCTCTTCTAAAGGCACGACGGCACTGGTAGCGCTCGTGATCGCGATGGCGGCAGTCGGTACTGCCGCGGCGGTGACAGCTTCGGACACCTCGGCTCCCGACGAGGCGCAGGTCGGCGAGGAGGTCTCCGTCTCGGTGACGCTCTCGAATCTCTACTCGGACAACGACGAGTGGACCCTCCGCGGAACGACCCAGCTGACCAACGTGACTGGCTGGGAAGTGACGAAGGTCCGGCCGGCCGGAAACACGACCGAGGAGTACACCGGCCAGGACTCCTTCGAGACGGGCATCAGTAACGCTGACAACGTGACCGACGTGGTTGTGACGATCACCGGTGACGCTCCGCCAGTCGAGGAGTTCCAGTACGACCCGCCCCAGCGATTCGAAGCCGCGAAACTGTCCCAGGCCGTCGGCCAGGGTGAGAGCACCATCGAGACGGTGCAAATCCACCACTACACCAACGAGAGCCAACAGGCGTTGAACGCGATCCAGAGCGCCGACGAAGCGGTCAGCGGGACCGACAACGCAGACGCACAGTCCTACTTGCAGAACGCCATCGACTTCTACGAGACTGGGAACTTCGATCAGGCAATCTCGAACGCCGAACAAGCAGAAGAGACAGCGAACGAGGCCAAAAGCTCCCAGGACACGATGACGCTGATCCTCTACGGCGTGGGCGCGCTCGTCGTGCTGGCGCTGATCGGTGGCGGCGTCTACTACTACCGTAACCAGCAGGACAGCTACGACAAACTCCGGTAG
- the cofC gene encoding 2-phospho-L-lactate guanylyltransferase: MHVVVPFDARDPKTRLAPVLDPDERRDFARAMLDDVCRAVEETGHEPTVLATAGIDVEWPVEVDDRSLSEAINAVLARRDGPVTVVMADLALTTPEALDRVFEAEGEVVLVPGRSGGTNVVLARHPDFRVDYHGVSIRDHRERAAVAGRETTSVDSFRLSTDVDDPSDLVEVLLHSEGAAAAWLVDHGFDVHAEDDGVTTVRRD; the protein is encoded by the coding sequence ATGCACGTCGTCGTCCCGTTCGACGCCCGCGATCCGAAAACCCGCCTTGCTCCCGTTCTCGATCCCGACGAGCGACGTGACTTCGCTCGGGCCATGCTCGATGACGTCTGTCGCGCCGTCGAGGAGACCGGGCACGAACCAACCGTACTCGCGACGGCCGGGATAGACGTCGAGTGGCCGGTCGAGGTGGACGACCGTTCGCTCTCAGAGGCGATCAACGCGGTGCTGGCGAGGCGCGACGGACCCGTGACCGTCGTCATGGCCGATCTCGCGCTCACGACGCCCGAGGCGCTCGACCGAGTCTTCGAGGCCGAGGGCGAAGTCGTCCTCGTCCCTGGCCGGAGCGGTGGGACGAACGTCGTCCTCGCACGCCACCCCGATTTCCGGGTCGACTACCACGGCGTCTCGATCCGCGATCACCGCGAGCGTGCGGCAGTTGCGGGGCGAGAGACGACCAGCGTCGACTCGTTTCGACTCTCGACGGATGTCGACGACCCGTCCGACCTCGTGGAGGTACTGCTCCATTCAGAAGGTGCGGCGGCTGCCTGGCTGGTCGACCACGGCTTCGATGTCCACGCTGAAGACGACGGAGTGACAACTGTCAGACGTGACTGA
- a CDS encoding sodium:calcium antiporter, with product MANLPLDVTIIVLTTGFIWLGSGWLEGASEKLSAYYGLPEVVQGSIVTAIGSSFPELATVVVAAVTVGSLELGVGAIVGSAIFNILVIPALAGIATEDDIESNRTLVYKEAQFYMLAVSVLVITFAMAVIYYRVPTVEHLSGEITRPLAMIPIALYGLYLFIQYQDTAEHEADPEAGAGVDVLRQWGLLLAGLVVILLAVERLVHSIDVIGTELGVPEFVMGVTIAAGATSLPDALVSLRAARDGRGVASLANVLGSNTFDLLVAIPVGVLIVGPTPINFSMAVPMFGVLTLATILLFTVLRTGLALSTVESYALLGSYIAFVAWVVLETVSDVVDYLPN from the coding sequence ATGGCGAATCTCCCGCTCGACGTGACGATCATCGTCCTCACGACTGGCTTTATCTGGCTCGGGAGTGGGTGGCTCGAAGGTGCGAGTGAGAAGCTCTCGGCCTATTACGGACTCCCCGAGGTCGTCCAGGGATCGATCGTCACGGCGATCGGATCGAGCTTTCCGGAACTCGCGACAGTCGTCGTCGCAGCCGTTACGGTGGGTTCGCTGGAACTCGGCGTCGGTGCGATCGTCGGCTCGGCGATCTTCAACATCCTCGTGATCCCCGCGCTGGCCGGGATCGCGACCGAAGACGACATCGAGTCGAATCGGACGCTCGTCTACAAGGAAGCCCAGTTCTACATGCTCGCGGTGTCGGTACTCGTGATCACCTTCGCGATGGCCGTGATCTACTATCGCGTTCCGACGGTCGAGCACCTCTCCGGAGAGATCACGCGGCCGCTGGCGATGATCCCGATCGCCCTCTACGGGCTGTATCTGTTCATCCAGTATCAGGACACCGCCGAACACGAGGCCGATCCCGAGGCCGGCGCGGGCGTAGACGTCTTGCGTCAGTGGGGACTGCTCCTGGCGGGGTTGGTCGTCATCCTGCTCGCGGTCGAGCGGCTGGTTCACTCGATCGACGTCATCGGGACCGAACTGGGCGTCCCGGAGTTCGTGATGGGCGTGACGATCGCGGCCGGGGCGACTAGTCTCCCGGACGCGCTGGTCAGCCTTCGGGCTGCTCGGGACGGCCGCGGGGTCGCCTCGCTGGCGAACGTTCTCGGTTCGAACACTTTCGACTTGCTCGTGGCGATCCCGGTTGGCGTGCTCATCGTCGGGCCGACGCCGATCAACTTCTCGATGGCCGTCCCGATGTTCGGCGTGTTGACGCTGGCGACGATCCTCCTGTTTACCGTGCTGCGGACCGGACTCGCGCTCTCGACCGTCGAGTCCTACGCGCTGCTCGGGTCGTATATCGCCTTCGTCGCCTGGGTCGTCCTCGAAACCGTGAGTGATGTCGTCGACTACCTACCCAACTAG
- the cofH gene encoding 7,8-didemethyl-8-hydroxy-5-deazariboflavin synthase subunit CofH, producing the protein MADRASTGTNVPRNRFEFAHRPETDQSFENALSKARDGTRLSVADAIALLTTGTERAGIDRERKEQVLEAADRRRAEVVGEEVTVVANLNNNVTTACNTGCLFCNFKDRSEQFLIESDSDHGGFTKTPEQSREIVASALERGIYEVTSVSGLHPAFALDGEHREILESSDRGDLNYKSPSRYETDPGTYCQQIDAMDVGGVHVHSMTPEEAAHARRGTDWDYEEVYQRLAEAGLDSVPGTAAEILVDEVRGVICPGKIDTQGWLDAIEAAAAVGLDTTATMMYGHVENEAHRALHLQRVRELQDRTGAITEFVPLSFVHRNTPLHERGMVDRGASTDEDELLIAVSRLFLDNVEHIQSSWVKYGDAQGLKMLTCGADDFMGTILSEEITKRAGGDFGEYRSFSEYVEMIESIGRIPVERSTDYRQRRRIEGPPYGPVLGPNADGTPLV; encoded by the coding sequence ATGGCCGACCGGGCTTCGACCGGGACGAACGTGCCCCGGAATCGCTTCGAGTTTGCCCACCGTCCCGAAACCGACCAGTCGTTCGAGAACGCGCTTTCGAAGGCTCGCGACGGCACTCGACTGTCTGTCGCTGACGCCATCGCACTCCTCACGACCGGGACCGAGCGCGCGGGGATCGACCGAGAGCGCAAAGAGCAGGTGCTGGAAGCCGCCGACCGCCGCCGCGCCGAGGTTGTCGGCGAGGAAGTCACCGTCGTCGCCAACCTCAACAACAACGTCACCACGGCCTGCAACACCGGCTGTCTGTTCTGTAACTTCAAGGACCGCTCCGAGCAGTTCCTGATAGAGAGCGACAGCGACCACGGCGGATTCACCAAGACGCCCGAACAGAGCCGCGAGATCGTCGCGAGTGCGCTGGAACGCGGGATCTACGAGGTGACGTCTGTCTCGGGACTCCACCCGGCGTTCGCGCTCGATGGCGAGCACCGCGAGATACTCGAATCGAGCGATCGCGGGGATCTGAACTACAAATCTCCGTCCCGGTACGAGACCGATCCCGGAACCTACTGCCAGCAGATCGACGCGATGGACGTCGGCGGCGTGCACGTCCACTCGATGACGCCCGAGGAGGCCGCCCACGCTCGCCGCGGCACCGACTGGGACTACGAGGAAGTCTACCAGCGACTGGCCGAGGCCGGCCTCGATTCGGTTCCGGGAACGGCCGCCGAGATCCTGGTCGACGAAGTCCGGGGCGTGATTTGTCCGGGCAAGATCGACACCCAGGGGTGGCTCGACGCCATCGAAGCGGCCGCCGCGGTCGGGCTGGATACGACGGCGACGATGATGTACGGCCACGTCGAGAACGAGGCCCACCGCGCCCTGCACCTGCAGCGCGTCCGCGAGTTGCAGGATCGGACGGGAGCGATCACTGAATTCGTCCCCCTCTCGTTCGTCCACCGGAACACCCCGCTGCACGAGCGCGGGATGGTCGACCGTGGCGCGAGCACCGACGAGGACGAACTGCTGATCGCCGTCTCGCGGCTCTTCCTCGACAACGTCGAGCACATCCAGTCGTCGTGGGTGAAATACGGCGACGCCCAGGGACTGAAGATGCTGACCTGTGGCGCGGACGACTTCATGGGGACGATCCTGAGCGAGGAGATCACCAAGCGCGCCGGCGGGGACTTCGGTGAATATCGCTCCTTCTCGGAGTACGTCGAGATGATCGAGTCGATCGGCCGCATCCCGGTCGAGCGCTCGACCGACTACCGACAGCGTCGTCGGATCGAGGGGCCGCCCTATGGGCCTGTTCTGGGACCGAACGCCGACGGGACGCCGCTGGTCTGA
- a CDS encoding GtrA family protein, translating into METYVLRDRLRSLVATDRLLQFMAVGTVGTTVDMSLLLVFHGLAGWALIPSKLLGAEISYLVMFAINERWTFSTFGKTSLRARLRRLVTSNGVRIGGLLTATTVLVIVTETTDVWYPLANLVGIGVGFFVNYTLESWLTWRVHQK; encoded by the coding sequence ATGGAGACGTACGTGCTCCGCGACCGGCTGCGCAGCCTGGTCGCCACGGATCGACTCCTGCAGTTCATGGCCGTCGGCACTGTCGGGACGACCGTGGACATGTCGCTGTTGCTGGTGTTTCACGGACTGGCCGGCTGGGCGCTGATCCCCTCGAAACTGCTCGGCGCGGAGATCTCGTATCTGGTGATGTTCGCGATCAACGAGCGCTGGACCTTTTCGACGTTCGGGAAGACGTCGCTGCGTGCTCGCCTCCGCCGGCTCGTGACGTCGAACGGCGTGCGGATCGGTGGCCTGCTCACCGCGACGACCGTCCTCGTGATCGTCACCGAGACGACGGACGTCTGGTATCCGCTGGCCAATCTCGTCGGGATCGGCGTCGGCTTCTTCGTCAACTACACGCTGGAGTCCTGGCTCACCTGGCGCGTCCACCAGAAGTGA
- the cofG gene encoding 7,8-didemethyl-8-hydroxy-5-deazariboflavin synthase subunit CofG — MFPGSEAYDIEIEIDERDVERLLSITPDSVEAAAELTFARNVFVPLTTACRYTCTYCTYYDPPGQASLLSPEAVREICRDGAAVGCTEALFTFGDDPDDRYTEIHDQLEEWGHDSIHEYLREACEIALDEGLLPHANPGDQTREQMATVADVNASMGVMLETTADVQAHGGPRAKSPGQRLNTLRVAGELGIPFTTGILVGIGEDWHHRAESLLAIRELHERYGHIQEVIVQPVVENERWSGGSPSLETMRRVTAMARAALPPEVSVQSPPNLAPVRELLDCGIDDLGGVSPVTDDHINPEYAWPAIQELEDIADEAGVPLRERLPVYEHHYRDGWCSDRIEAAVEAEDAAGERLRAVLERGENPLQTEHTD; from the coding sequence GTGTTTCCGGGCAGCGAGGCGTACGACATCGAGATCGAAATCGACGAGCGCGACGTCGAGCGGCTGCTGTCGATCACGCCGGATAGCGTCGAGGCCGCCGCCGAACTCACCTTCGCCCGCAACGTCTTCGTCCCCCTGACCACGGCCTGCCGATACACCTGTACGTACTGTACCTACTACGACCCGCCCGGACAGGCCAGCCTCCTGTCACCCGAGGCAGTCCGGGAGATCTGCCGTGACGGCGCGGCGGTCGGCTGTACGGAAGCGCTGTTCACCTTCGGGGACGACCCCGACGACCGCTACACCGAGATCCACGACCAGCTGGAGGAGTGGGGCCACGACTCGATCCACGAGTACCTCCGGGAGGCCTGCGAGATCGCCCTCGACGAGGGGTTGCTCCCCCATGCCAATCCGGGCGACCAGACCCGCGAGCAGATGGCGACGGTCGCCGACGTCAACGCCTCGATGGGCGTGATGCTCGAAACGACTGCCGACGTACAGGCTCACGGTGGCCCGCGGGCGAAATCCCCGGGCCAGCGGCTCAATACCCTTCGAGTCGCGGGCGAACTTGGTATCCCGTTCACGACGGGGATCCTCGTGGGGATCGGCGAGGACTGGCACCACAGAGCAGAGAGCCTGCTGGCCATCCGCGAGCTACACGAGCGATACGGCCACATCCAGGAAGTGATCGTCCAGCCCGTCGTCGAGAACGAGCGCTGGAGCGGTGGCTCTCCCAGTCTGGAGACGATGCGCCGCGTGACGGCGATGGCCCGCGCAGCCCTCCCCCCCGAGGTGAGCGTCCAGTCGCCGCCGAACCTCGCTCCTGTGAGGGAGTTGCTCGACTGCGGAATCGACGACCTCGGCGGCGTCTCGCCGGTGACAGACGACCACATCAATCCCGAGTACGCCTGGCCGGCCATCCAGGAACTCGAGGACATCGCCGACGAAGCCGGCGTCCCGCTGCGCGAGCGGCTGCCGGTCTACGAGCACCACTATCGCGACGGCTGGTGTTCCGACCGGATCGAAGCCGCCGTCGAAGCGGAGGACGCGGCTGGCGAGCGTCTGCGAGCGGTGCTGGAACGTGGTGAGAATCCTCTGCAGACGGAACACACCGACTAG
- a CDS encoding tubulin/FtsZ family protein, which yields MKLAMIGFGQAGGKIVDKFLEYDERTGSGIVRSAVAVNTAKADLLGLERVPDENRVLIGQARVKGHGVGADNELGAEIAEEDIDEIQSVIDNIPVHEVDAFLIIAGLGGGTGSGGSPVLAKHLKRIYTEPVYGLGILPSSDEGGIYTLNAARSFQTFVREVDNLLVFDNDAWRKTGESMESGYAEINDEIVKRFGILFGAGEVTGDGEVAESVVDSSEIVNTLASGGVSTVGYAAEEVENSSDGGLLSRFKSDSTNDSMEAANTTNRITSLVRKAALGRLTLPCEIDGAERALLVLSGPPNELNRKGIERGRKWLEEQTGSMEVRGGDYPVSESAYVASVILLSGVHNVPRIKELQQVAIEAQENIDEIRQESEENLEQLVEDDEDELDPLF from the coding sequence ATGAAGCTCGCGATGATCGGCTTCGGGCAGGCCGGCGGGAAAATCGTCGATAAGTTCCTCGAATACGACGAACGGACAGGCAGTGGAATCGTCCGCTCCGCCGTCGCCGTCAACACCGCCAAGGCAGACCTGCTCGGACTCGAACGTGTTCCGGACGAGAATCGCGTACTCATCGGCCAGGCCCGCGTGAAGGGCCACGGGGTCGGTGCAGACAACGAACTCGGCGCGGAGATCGCCGAGGAGGACATCGACGAGATCCAGAGCGTCATCGACAACATCCCGGTCCACGAAGTCGACGCGTTCCTGATCATCGCGGGCCTGGGCGGCGGGACCGGCTCCGGCGGCTCGCCCGTCCTCGCCAAGCATCTCAAGCGGATCTACACCGAACCCGTCTACGGCCTCGGTATCCTCCCCTCCAGTGACGAGGGCGGCATCTACACGCTCAACGCCGCCCGATCCTTCCAGACGTTCGTCCGGGAGGTCGACAACCTCCTGGTGTTCGACAACGACGCCTGGCGCAAGACCGGCGAGTCCATGGAGTCGGGCTACGCCGAGATCAACGACGAGATCGTCAAGCGCTTCGGCATCCTCTTCGGCGCGGGCGAGGTCACCGGCGACGGCGAGGTCGCCGAGAGCGTCGTCGACTCCTCAGAGATCGTCAACACGCTCGCCTCCGGCGGCGTCTCCACAGTGGGATACGCAGCCGAGGAAGTAGAGAACAGCTCCGACGGCGGACTGCTCTCGCGCTTCAAGAGCGACTCAACCAACGACAGCATGGAGGCCGCGAACACGACCAACCGGATCACCTCGCTGGTCCGGAAGGCCGCGCTCGGCCGCCTGACGCTGCCCTGTGAGATCGACGGGGCCGAGCGCGCGCTGCTGGTGTTGTCGGGACCACCCAACGAACTCAACCGGAAGGGGATCGAGCGCGGCCGGAAGTGGCTCGAAGAGCAGACCGGGAGCATGGAGGTTCGCGGTGGCGACTACCCCGTCTCCGAATCGGCGTACGTCGCCTCGGTGATCTTGCTCTCGGGCGTGCACAACGTCCCCCGGATCAAGGAACTCCAGCAAGTGGCGATCGAGGCACAGGAGAATATCGACGAGATCCGCCAGGAAAGCGAAGAAAACTTAGAGCAGTTGGTCGAAGACGATGAAGATGAGCTTGATCCCCTCTTCTAA
- a CDS encoding complex I NDUFA9 subunit family protein, with protein sequence MQVLVTGGDGFVGRNLCAELAERGHDVTSLSREPDPSVLPGAVDTAAGDVTNYDSIENAFEGQDAVVNLVALSPLFTPDGGNEMHERVHLGGTKNVVTAAEAHDVDRIVQMSGVDADPNGPTHYLRAKGRAEEVVKESGLEWVIFRPSIVFGDGDEIVPFTKRLKKLFAPGLPLYPLPGGGKKTVFQPIWVGDLAEIMTDAIEDESGAGQIYEIGGPETLTLRDVTEMVYESEGKSVKIVPLPMALAGIGLTTLGVLPGFPMDRDQYHGLKVSNISENDVDHFDIDESELRTFGDYLELS encoded by the coding sequence ATGCAGGTACTCGTGACCGGTGGCGACGGCTTCGTGGGACGGAACCTCTGTGCGGAACTGGCTGAACGCGGCCACGACGTGACCAGCCTCTCCCGAGAGCCGGATCCGTCGGTTCTCCCCGGGGCCGTCGACACGGCCGCCGGTGACGTCACCAACTACGACTCGATCGAGAACGCGTTCGAAGGCCAGGACGCCGTCGTCAATCTCGTCGCGCTCTCGCCGCTGTTCACGCCCGACGGCGGCAACGAGATGCACGAGAGAGTCCACCTCGGCGGGACGAAAAACGTCGTCACGGCCGCCGAGGCTCACGACGTCGATCGGATCGTCCAGATGAGCGGCGTCGACGCCGACCCGAACGGCCCGACTCACTACCTCCGTGCGAAAGGCCGGGCGGAGGAAGTCGTCAAAGAGTCCGGGCTAGAGTGGGTCATCTTCCGGCCGTCGATCGTCTTCGGCGACGGTGACGAGATCGTCCCCTTCACCAAGCGCCTGAAGAAGCTGTTCGCGCCGGGCCTCCCGCTGTATCCTCTGCCCGGTGGCGGCAAGAAGACGGTCTTCCAGCCGATCTGGGTCGGCGATCTCGCCGAGATCATGACCGACGCGATCGAGGACGAGAGTGGCGCGGGGCAGATCTACGAGATCGGCGGCCCGGAGACACTCACGCTCCGGGACGTGACCGAGATGGTCTACGAGAGCGAGGGCAAATCAGTGAAGATCGTCCCCCTACCCATGGCGCTTGCAGGTATCGGGCTGACGACGCTCGGGGTCCTCCCCGGATTCCCGATGGACCGCGACCAGTACCACGGCCTGAAAGTCAGCAACATCTCCGAAAACGACGTCGATCACTTCGACATCGACGAATCGGAGCTGCGGACCTTCGGTGACTACCTGGAGCTGTCCTGA
- a CDS encoding NHL repeat-containing protein has product MATLDGLFTIQTSAGHERILKLSPETAEVTPVVDLDAPSRFGPNALAFGPGGRILGNSGSGNYIFEIDPETGAVERLRSIGPSLPGMAFVDSDTVYGLDNDNDRLVRVDPESGALTTVGGFGRDLDHVGLGVDFETKELYAVGGRGDGDPDRLYHVDKTDGSVTPVGTTGVDLDSVGVEFVPGNGNLYALRGDEPETTTLRKLDLETGVGVEIGPVPVGGLANLGAPWPQTTVEPPTPPETATPVGGGGSTPPSTQTPVDPDDLDFRAGSTVEVDVGYGNYYVVTDIPDANGRPAVTTTDFSLVAPEVAHDAFITESWKSFGPSLIDWQKQLAATRRRAGEFRALELLSKAVDLGVESLETYALAQVNPSLALGSAVDLYFESINWVNTEVNDPYEEGFGKMTRTLAECRNIDALAEDVTSWSEFNEGLNATAEFAVALDDIASNADNIAAAWSQATSNTGKVTASLTSYGLQQAAASIFVGVAVDTTVTQLIEGALDANAKITAAAHAHEVAQMTLIERIIGLELKREDAAITPAEAVTLTRLKAARYQMTALLGEIVAKHYDAMSDLWSGVIWNAVANAETNARQAREMADSSRQTTYWTWRMMGYGLNRAENRLENSLNTGRETA; this is encoded by the coding sequence ATGGCGACGTTAGACGGCCTGTTCACGATCCAGACGTCCGCAGGCCACGAACGAATTTTGAAGTTGAGTCCCGAGACGGCGGAGGTGACACCGGTCGTCGACCTCGACGCCCCATCTCGTTTCGGGCCAAACGCACTTGCGTTCGGTCCAGGCGGGCGCATACTCGGCAACAGTGGCTCGGGGAATTACATCTTCGAAATCGATCCGGAAACCGGCGCAGTCGAGCGCTTACGCTCGATCGGTCCCTCACTCCCCGGGATGGCATTCGTCGACAGCGATACCGTCTACGGACTCGACAACGATAACGACCGATTGGTGCGAGTCGATCCCGAATCTGGTGCGTTGACGACGGTCGGGGGCTTCGGCCGAGATCTCGACCACGTCGGACTCGGGGTCGACTTCGAGACGAAGGAACTCTACGCGGTCGGTGGCCGAGGCGACGGTGATCCCGACCGACTGTACCACGTCGACAAGACCGACGGGTCGGTCACTCCGGTCGGGACGACAGGGGTCGATCTCGATTCTGTCGGCGTCGAGTTCGTTCCTGGGAACGGAAACCTCTACGCCTTGCGTGGCGACGAGCCGGAGACGACGACGCTACGAAAGCTGGATCTCGAAACCGGTGTCGGCGTCGAGATCGGCCCAGTTCCCGTTGGCGGCCTGGCGAACCTCGGTGCGCCCTGGCCCCAGACGACGGTCGAACCCCCGACACCACCGGAGACGGCGACACCAGTTGGAGGTGGTGGCTCGACGCCACCGTCGACGCAGACGCCGGTCGATCCTGACGACCTCGACTTCCGTGCGGGATCGACGGTAGAAGTCGACGTCGGCTACGGAAACTACTACGTCGTGACTGATATTCCGGACGCGAACGGACGACCGGCGGTGACGACGACTGACTTCTCGCTCGTCGCTCCGGAGGTCGCTCACGACGCGTTCATCACCGAATCCTGGAAGTCGTTCGGCCCCTCGTTGATCGACTGGCAAAAGCAACTCGCAGCGACCAGACGGAGGGCGGGCGAATTTAGAGCACTCGAGTTACTTTCGAAGGCTGTCGATCTCGGCGTCGAGTCACTCGAGACGTACGCACTCGCACAGGTCAACCCGTCACTCGCACTCGGATCTGCCGTCGATCTTTATTTCGAGTCGATCAACTGGGTCAACACGGAGGTCAACGACCCGTACGAAGAAGGGTTCGGGAAGATGACTCGAACACTCGCTGAGTGTCGGAATATCGATGCGTTAGCCGAGGACGTAACTTCTTGGTCGGAATTCAACGAGGGGTTGAATGCGACGGCAGAATTCGCGGTCGCGCTTGACGACATCGCTAGCAATGCAGACAATATCGCCGCTGCTTGGAGCCAGGCGACTTCGAACACGGGAAAGGTAACTGCTTCGCTGACGTCTTACGGTTTACAACAGGCCGCAGCATCGATCTTCGTTGGGGTCGCCGTCGACACGACTGTCACGCAGTTAATCGAAGGCGCACTCGACGCCAACGCCAAAATCACCGCCGCCGCTCACGCACACGAGGTTGCACAGATGACACTGATAGAACGAATCATCGGACTCGAACTGAAGCGGGAAGACGCCGCTATCACGCCTGCTGAGGCGGTCACGCTGACCCGACTCAAGGCTGCTCGATATCAGATGACGGCGCTGCTGGGCGAGATCGTCGCCAAACACTATGATGCTATGTCTGACCTCTGGTCTGGGGTAATCTGGAACGCAGTCGCAAATGCTGAGACCAACGCCAGACAGGCGCGCGAGATGGCCGACTCGAGCAGGCAGACGACCTACTGGACGTGGCGAATGATGGGATACGGTCTGAATCGGGCCGAGAATCGGCTCGAAAATTCACTCAATACTGGACGTGAGACGGCATGA